In Papaver somniferum cultivar HN1 chromosome 9, ASM357369v1, whole genome shotgun sequence, the genomic stretch ataatgtacgaataatccttataactcaagtacttttgagtatatctcaagtgctttagagtatttcaatctcatggaaatgatatacttttcattccataagagcATACAATGGATATAATTCTTcgcaaaaaaattatttattttagcCATTATAATATCGGTCAAACTATCATGTAGACAATAGTTTAGGATCAAATCATACAAAATATAGAATCTAACCATACGAATCTGGACGCACTATTATGGTCGTTTGTTGATGAAGCGTGTTTATTATGACCGTGTGAGTTTGACGCTCGTATAATGGGCGCTTGATTTGAGGCGTATGTATAATTCACGCCAGACTCGGGACGGAGATAGTAACCACGCTTGTTAATGGAGAGGAACTATTAGCCGCGTATAGATGGGCGTCGATTATACAACCGCCTCTTGTGGGGCGCATATATTAAGTGGGTCTGGGTATGATATTTCTtcgttcttctacttcttctcctccttttttCTTACAGAAAAATCAAAAGACAAAGAAACCCTAACAAAAACTTAATCGAAAAAATTCGTCCAAAATCTAATCAACATGTTCTTATGAAGATTAACCTATGTTCTTGTGAAGAATATGTATTCTAATCGAGGTATGTAATCTGAAAAACGTTATAATCAAATTGATTTTTATAAATTTTAATCCATCAACTTTAATCTTTGATTTTTGTGTTTGTTGTAGCGTTTCCTTAATTGGGTGTGTAGAATTTTGCTTGAAGATTAAAGGTATGGTTTTTGTTCCAAAGGAATTAGGTTAACTAGGCATATTTTCTTCTATATTGTGAAAGCACATATATACTTAATTgcatatttgtttttattttctcattaTGTATTTGAATCTCCCCTTTCTTTAGCTTACGGAATTAAATGGTCCACTGAGCATAACATGAGGTTCTGAATCTTGGTAATTTGACATCAAAATTTTGATATAAGGGTGAAATCCTTGATTGAGTCTTCATTGTAATTTAAATTTCTATGAAATTTTTAATAAATTTCTGGGGATTGTCGGCATCCAAGTTTGAGTTTACAAACATTTGGTTTCCTGTTGCTTGGATTTTCCTTTGCATTTTGTTGGTGTGCTATATGAGAAGTTTCCTGGATTACTCTTTTGTTGATACAAATTGTATTTATACCGTGCTCAGATGTTGGAAACAATAACGTCGAGATTTGCACAAGGCAAAAAGATGAATAATAAGAAACACAAAGGTAAAGGTCCTATGGATTCTGAAATAGACCCTACTGTTGGAGATTTGGTGGTTCTAGATACCGGGTTCGATGAAGATAGCGAAGGTGAAACAACACCCTCAGTGGTACCCCTAGATAACTACAATTACCTGGAAGATAGTGACAAACACGATTCTACAGATATTACATATTCAAGCGATCCAAAATTCAGGTACCAACATCGTGGTTCACTCTTCTCGGTCATTGGTTATCATAAGGAGATAACAAAACATAGTCCAAAAATTAAATACATTATCGACAAGGCAGGATGGGGACGTTTATTAGGCATGGAATTAGGAGAAGCATCACATCCTGTGATTGATTATCTTGTTGAGCGTTGGTGGGATACAACACATAGTTTTCACTTCCGttttggtgagatgggattcacgCCGCTTGATTGGGTAATGTTGACAGGATTGAGTATTGGACTTGGGGTTGATGTTCCATATAACCCAGTCAAGTTCAAATTTGATTATGTCCGTGAGCATATTTTTCCAGAGATAGAAGAACCCTTAGATTATGAAGATCCCCCAGTTTCTGGAAAAAAACGCACCCCGGCACAGTGGATTTcagatgcaatcacaattaaattTTTGACTACATATTTCAAAGAAGATATCTTGGTTGCAGCTAATTTGGATGACAAGCTTGCAGAAAAAGTGGCAAGggccttttttatgtatgttttgggacaatttttcttttctaatgcaaagaacTACATTGATGCGGCTTGGTTAGCTGTTTTTGAGGATCTCAATGCAGTTGGCAAGTATGACTGGGGTGGTCCCGCTTTTGCGAAATTGTATGTGGCACTCAACGCCTCTGGTAGGGGACATAAGTCATTAACTGGGCCattccaaatattagaggtaaATTATTATCTATTCCTACTTCATTTAAATGTTTATTTGTtggcagttgatttatttggttggttgttatgatggagtagttttggggatATGAATATCTGGGCATATGTAGACCGTGCGACCCAACTAGTGAAGAAAAATGGCCAAGGACTTCCAGGTGGAAAGCAAAGAAAAAGACTATTGATATTGTTCACTCTAGGAATGCGCTTAATCAGTTGACTGCCGACGTTGTGACATGGCAACCATGGGAATCCTCCATTTGTGTCCTTGACTCTGATGTTGGCCGTAAGGCTTTAGAGATTTCAAACAAAAGGGTTATATTTACTTGGATTAGCAAGGTCAGTTAATACTTTGTTTTTATACGACCATTATTATTAAAATCCCACTCCTCAGACACTCCTAAGAACACTACGTACTTAAAAGTTTATCATTTCTAACATAGAAAATTTGTAGACAAACCTCTACTTTGGGTGTAACTAAATGGTCTGAGTTGGGTCTAACATGCATATTCCTTTAGATTATTTTCCCTGATTACTGGTAATTTTACAGAATATGTGGTACCTAGGGGTGTTGGAGGCAAAATCATCCTACTTTTGGAATTCCTAGAAACCCACCATTTAAAATTGGCGAGGTAAGTTATGATAAAGCAAAACTTGTGAAAGAAGATGGATGGGCAGATGCAAATATGTTTGTCAAAGTTGTTTCATATAATATGTATCTACGATATTGGTGACATGTAACTAACTTCCATCAATTCGTGACCAAAGTCGATTGGGAAGTTGAACTACATGGGGTTGATGGTGACCTTGTTAAACACATTATTCAAAGACCTGCTGAGCATgtacccattccaccaccacaacaattATCGTACGTAAGTGCATGCCGATACCCTTTATGATATTAAAATATATGATAAtctcatttttattttgttttttcacGACATCCTGAAGCCTATAGTCTGGTTCAAGAACATGCCGATTTTACTCGTGCGCTTCGCGAGTTTATATTATATGAAATGGAAGACAGGATGATACGTTTAAAGGCAAAAGATGAAGTAATAAGGGGACTTGCAGCTCGTAACAATTACTTGGAGGATCAGATGCAATTCCGTATGCAACAAACACCACAGCCTGCTCTTGGATTCGACAGTTTTTCTCAAACTATCCCACCAGCGATGTGGACTCCAGTGAGTCAAGCATCAATAATGTCGTCTGTTAATCCCTCTCCGAGAATGTCGTTTATCCCACCACGGTCAACGTCATCGCATACTCCTACAGATGGCATGGATAACTAACTTTGTATAATGAATTAAGTATTTAGATGTAATTACAAAAATTATAACTTGGGTACTTGTAATTTAATTAGTATCGTGGTTTAGTCATTCCAATCTGACAATTCTTTTTAGCATGCCAGTGAATCTGCAATATCTATTCTTATCTCTCTGCCAGAGTCGTCTTTTTACATGGTGTAGTCTTAGTCTTTCCAGTGTCAATTCTTTTCAGCCTGCATTTTCAATCTGCCACGTTGGCAGTGTCGTCTCTTTGCAAGGTGTagtcttacaccatgtttgtttactcctgactcatctgagtcgtctggatctgaatcatctggatctgagtgaaatcacttgactcatctggatctgagtcgatatgtttgttttgagtcagatctgactcatctgactcggaaataagtgagtcagtggtttggtcccatgagtcagggatattttgttacctgactcaaatgagtccgagtcaggggttatgtctgagtcagaggtcgagtcagatctgactcaaaatggaaaacaaacggtctgactgctgactcggtccgagtcaggagttgactcagattcagacttcgagtcagctgcaaacaaacaagttcttagtcTTTACAATGTCTATTCTTTTCACTTGCCTTTTAAATCTGTAGTGCCTATTCTTTTCACTTTAGAAATTTCATCTCTTTGCATGGTGTAGTCATTCCAATAGTAAGTCACAACGTCCCAAAAGTCTCTTTCCAGTGTCTATAAAAACAATACTAAATTTCTCAAAGtatacaaaccaacattgcaaatattcttcttctttaaacTCTCCAAACCATTTCTCAAACCATACAAGCCAATGGAGTACTATGAGAATAACGctgaacttcttcttcttcttctgcgatcTCTGATAACAGTTTgtactcatcagatgaagatgcGGTTGCATTGAGCCAAAATAACCTAGCAGTTAGTTTGGGAACTGTTATTACAAGTATGACATGGCCTCATACTCGTATAAAAATACCAAGAAATCGTGAAGCGAGAGGTATACTTCTCTGGAATGACTACTTTGCTAACAACCCCACCTTTCTACCTAATGTTTTTCGTAGGAGATTCAGAATGCGGCGAGAATTGTTCAACCGAATATTGGCAGATGTAGTGTTTAGAAATCCTTACTTTGCTCAAAAAAGAGATGCTTGTGGCGTTCTTGGATTAACCCCTCATCAGAAAGTAACTGCAGCAATCCGAATGTTAGCTTATGGGTATGCAGCAGATGCAATAGATGAGTACTTGCGTATTGGAGAAACCACTGTTTTGGAAGCAACTCGTAGGTTTTGTAAGAAGATTGTGGTattgtatgggaaagaatatttacgCTCACCAACTGCGGGTGATGTTGAACTGTTGCTGAAAGAAAACAAAGACaagggatttcctgggatgctgggtagcGTGGATTATATGCAATGGAAATGGGATAGATGTCCGTCAGCAGAATCAGGGGcatacaccgcgtataaagggagtgaAAGTATTGTGCTGGAGGCAGTGGTGTCATATGATCTCtggttttggcatgcattttttggtatgcccggctcCAGCAATGATATTAATGTAATGAATCGTTCTTATATTTTTCGAAAACTTATCAACGGGAAAGCACCACCAGTGAACTTTGTCGTAAACGGGCATGCATATGATATGGGATATTATCTCGGTGATGGCATTTATCCAGAGATTGCTACTATTGTGATGGCCATTAAACAACCAGATTCCCAGAAAAAACATACATTTTCATCGATGCAGGAGGGTGCACGGAAAGATGTAGAGCGTGGATTTGGTGTACTGCAACAACAATTTGCCATTGTCAAACAACCTGCACGAATGTGGAATctggatgtgcttgcctatatcatgaaaacggttattattttacataatatgatagtggaGGATGAGCGTCTTCCCGGCGATTGGCCACATGAATATGACTCACGTAGCAGGTCGGCACCGGTGAGTATATCGAGGGAAGGTAGTGAGGAACTTTCCAGAATGAGAGATGAACATCGGCGTCATGCAATACACAACAAAAAAACACATTTTCGCTTGCGTAATGACTTAATCGAACACATATGGTCAAATTTTGGAGATGGTTATTAAGTTGGGATGAAGATATGTTGTATCGTATTTCTTAATTCGAAAATATGTTGTAATGTTGCTTACTAATGTACTATTTATCATCTAAATATTCAAAAGTTTTATTAAAAATTGTTGTGTCCATTAACTGCTCAAAGCTGAAAGTACATATaaaatccaaatacaaaaaagaaattgCTAGTgataataattagtaataaaaTTCACTAAAATTACTaatgataaatattaaggtgtcaACTAATCCGGTCATgctttaagattggtttcttctGCGTTGTAGTATTTCCGCCTTTCGAAGTTCAAAGTACTCTATTGTTACAGGGTCCAATGCAGAGAGATCGTTCAACATTATGGCTAAGTCATCGCCTGCTTCTTTCTTTAAATCGCGTTTTTCTTGCCTAGCTTGTTTAGCCACAAACTTTGCCGCAGACTTAGCTTGTATTGCTTCAAACTCATCTTGTCTCTGCGACATATTCATTAGTGATTGTGCTTTGTAATGAGCATTGAAACTTTGTTGCTCTTTAATTATATCATCTAGCATTTCCTCCTGGGCATTGGATTTTGCTCTCCTTTCTTTAGTCGTTTCGATGCTTTCTTCCCCAACTGACGCTTACgtgtgttctctatgtctccaATATCTGTATCATCACTGGACTCGCCTTGAGTTGTTTCCTGAATATCAGCGGTTTCTTCAGCACTCTGAGAATCTTCCATTTCTTGGGCCGAATCGAACACAAACATAGACCGTCCTGAATATTTGATACTATCTTTTAGAATTTCGTAGCACTCTTCACGCTTAAATTTTTTGTTACGATTACTTTATTTGAATCGCTTTCTTATCTCTTCAAGTTGTTATTGTTTTGAATACTCATCAGTGCATTTACATGTATATAATTATTAAGGGTGCAAAATTTGACGATTAGTTACCTTAAGGGATTCATTCCAGCCACTATGATATTCACCATCGACTTCCAACACTTTTGCAGGATGAAAATGATGGGTAAGCCTATTTGCATTAATGCACGGTGGATCTAATTTatgatttcttttatgattaagaTTTTGGATACGATTTCGCGGCATACTTTCCCTGTCAATGCAAAGTTGGGGTGTCTACAGTTGTCCCTCTTTGGCAGAGGTTTGCGTGCAACTGAATGCCAATGACATACACACCAATTTTGCACGAGTTCAAACACTTTGTTGGATTCCTCGCTTATAAATTATCCGGGAAGACACTGTAAATTCACCCGAATTATTTCTAAGTATTTTAATTTCGCACGAGTACACATCCTCGTGATACAGATCACGACAAAGCGATACTCGTGCCATACCAACTAATTGTGAAAACAAGTTGCGTTTTATTACATTAATTCTTCTAACCATATGCTACGTCATCACATCAATTGCATCGTCTGAGTAGAGGGTCTTCAATCTTTACGATTTTGCTCAAATATTTTCATCATCTCTGGTCCTTGCTACGATCCATTAGAAGCTTGGGATATATGAATTGCCTCGTGCATTCTTGATTTCCACAATCCTTATGAAGAAAGTACATTTTCGCTTTCACTTCCTCTTTGAGCTCTGCGTCCAAAATTTGGGGAAACCCTATAATTGATGACCTTGCAAAAGAGCTATTAGTAGCACATGTTCCAAATAAAtactaaattatttttttattatttttttttaatttaataatGCTAGGTAAtcctttttttaattattattatattttttttattaagaaacaaatcctagaaaatagttttcaaaaaaaaaatactcaataTATACAAAGGTTTAGGAATCATTACTTGCCACGTGTCTGATAGATGCCACCAAAAATATTACCGTCCCCATCCAAATTTTCAAATCTGTCAATCCTCCCAGCTATAATTAACTTCATCAATTGGCTTCAAACTGTAAAAACGATTCACGATCTTGCTACTTTTCAGGGATGACGTTCgatgcttcaaatcttcaattgctccTCGCGACTcttctttctcattttcttttaaGTGCTACTAAATTTTTCCAAGTGGCTGTTtaataacccttttttttttgctatacaAATCTACCCGTTTGGACGTCCCTTGCTCATTGAACTTTAGGAGATGGTGTACATGACTAATGATGACATACAGATGGACTAGCATATCTCTCTCTGGATTATTTATTTGAAAAAAGACTTCAACACACCAAAACACTGTAATAAAACAGTGAAACACTCTAATGATGTGGGCCCAGTATGATGATGGCGGTGACCCtagattattttatttatttttttcttcttttttgtgaaGGGCCTAATATAATGACGACTTTGCCCCTTTTTTTGACACTATAATACGGATAATAAtaattccttattttttgtttgaCTGACTAAAGGGGTCAAACATGATGACGACTCTGCCCCTAGTTATTTCCTACCTAATTTTCTTTAGAGAGAGATACTGGACTTCTAAAAATTCTCCTTAAGCTTTATTAGCGTTCGCCGCCCTTAGATAGATTTGAGCACTTACCTAGGTATGGTATTTCTTGGGTCGAGTAACACCTGCTGGGCCTGGATCATATTGGCTGCCCCGATCAAATGGTTGAACAATTCTTCTATTCTGTGTGATTCTTGGATCTTCTCGAGATTCTGCTTGGTTTATCTTCTTAAACCTTATGTCTGAAAAATCATTCATTACCTTCTGATTAAATGTATTCTTGAACTTTATACTCGGAA encodes the following:
- the LOC113312239 gene encoding uncharacterized protein LOC113312239, translated to MTWPHTRIKIPRNREARGILLWNDYFANNPTFLPNVFRRRFRMRRELFNRILADVVFRNPYFAQKRDACGVLGLTPHQKVTAAIRMLAYGYAADAIDEYLRIGETTVLEATRRFCKKIVVLYGKEYLRSPTAGDVELLLKENKDKGFPGMLGSVDYMQWKWDRCPSAESGAYTAYKGSESIVLEAVVSYDLWFWHAFFGMPGSSNDINVMNRSYIFRKLINGKAPPVNFVVNGHAYDMGYYLGDGIYPEIATIVMAIKQPDSQKKHTFSSMQEGARKDVERGFGVLQQQFAIVKQPARMWNLDVGTGEYIEGR